The Deinococcus aerolatus genomic sequence CTGCTCCTTCGATCCCCCCAGGGGGGATGTGAATGCTGTCATCATAGACCCTGGTACGGGGGGTTGGCAAGAGGGCTTGACGCATTCTATGTACCAGACGGTAATCTTCCAAGAGGATATTGACACCCAGGGGGGGAGGGTGTAGCCTGACTTCAGGAGGAAGACCATGACCAAGATTGAACTGGACATCACCGGCATGACCTGCGGGCACTGCCAGACAGGCGTGACCAAGGCCCTTGAGAACGTCCCCGGTGTCACCGGGGCACAGGTGGACCTGAGCACCGGCAAGGCTGTGGTGCAGGGCGACGCTGAGCCGCAACAGCTCATCGCAGCCGTCACCGAGGAAGGCTACGGCGCCCAGGTGGCGAACCCATAATGGCAGGGGAGACGACCGCTGCTGGGCTGCTGGACGTGACCCCCCCGGAGGGGGAACACTGCCATACAGGCCACACC encodes the following:
- a CDS encoding CopZ family metallochaperone — translated: MTKIELDITGMTCGHCQTGVTKALENVPGVTGAQVDLSTGKAVVQGDAEPQQLIAAVTEEGYGAQVANP